A segment of the Curtobacterium sp. MCSS17_007 genome:
TGGCAGTGCGGTGGTCGTCGGCCGGGCGCGTGGTCGCGCGCCGTCGCCGTCACTCGCGTGACGTCGACCGGGCCGGAGGGCACCGGGGACACGGGTCCCCGGGTTCTCAGCAGGTGGTCCGCGCTCGCCGACGGTGTCGTCGGACGCGGGGCCGTGGGAGGGGCCTGGCTAGACGGCGGCCGCGCCCGGGTACCGGAGCGGCAGTGCCGTCCGGGTCCGGGACCGCGGAGCGGGAGTGGTCCCCACGAGGGACACGAGACCCGTCCGGGCAGCCGTCGCCACTGTTCCGGTCGTCGCGTCCATCGTCACTCCAGTCGTCGTCTTCGTCACCGTTGTGTCCGCGGGCACGGCCGGTCCGGTCGTGGTCGTCCGTACCCGTGCGGAGCCTTACAGACTATTCACGCTCGCTGGAGCGGCGCAATGCCCCGGACGTTGTTGGACGCCGTCGATCTGAGCAGGTCTCAGTGGAAGAAGTGCCGCTCGCCCGTGAAGTACATGGTCACGCCGGCCGCCTGCGCCGCGGCGACGACCTCGTCGTCGCGGACGCTGCCGCCCGGTTGTGCGACGGCACGGACCCCGGCGTCGAGCAGGACCTGCAGACCGTCGGCGAACGGGAAGAACGCGTCACTCGCTGCGACGGCTCCTGCGGCCCGCTCCCCGGCGCGGTCCACCGCCAGGTGGCAGGAGTCCACCCGGTTGACCTGACCCATCCCGACGCCGACGCTCGCGCCCTGGTCGGCGAGCAGGATGCCGTTCGACTTCACGGCACGGCTGGCCTTCCACGCGAACGCGAGGTCGGTGAGGGTCGCGTCGTCCGCCGGCTCGCCGGACACCAGGGTCCAGGTGGACTGGTCGAAGGCGGTGAAGCGGTCCGCGTCCTGCACCAGGAAACCGCCGGAGACCTGCTTGACCTCCCGCGTCGCGAGCGCGAAGTCCGCCGGCAGCGTGAGGAGCCGGATGTTCTTCTTCTGCGAGAGGATCTCGAGCGCTTCGGGGTCGAAGGCCGGGGCCACGACGACCTCGGTGAAGATGTCGCGGACGGTCTCGGCCATCTGCTTCGTGACCGGACGGTTCGCCGCGATGACCCCGCCGAAGGCCGACAACGGGTCGCAGGCGTGCGCGGCGGCGTGCGCCGAGGCGATCGGGTCGACCGCGTCGGCCGGGGCGATGGCGATGCCGCACGGGTTGGCGTGCTTGATGATCGCGACGGCCGGGGTGTCGAAGTCGTACGCGGCCCGGACGGCGGCGTCGGCGTCGACGTAGTTGTTGTACGACATCTCCTTGCCGTGCAGCTGCGTCGCCTGCGCGATGCCCGCCCCACCGGCGGTCGTGTAGAGCGCGGCGGCCTGGTGCGCGTTCTCGCCGTAGCGGAGCGTCGCCGTCAGGTCGGCCTCGACGCGGAGCGTCTCGTCGAAGGCGCCCGGCGTCTCGAGGTCGCCGGCGACGGTCGGTGCGGCGGCCTGCTCGGCGACGGAGGCCGTGTCCGGCGCGACGACGTCGGTCGCGAAGTACGACGCGACGGCGGCGTCGTAGGACGCGGTGTGCGCGAAGGCCTGTGCGGCGAGGCGCTTCCGGAGCTCGAGCGTGGTGCCCCCGGCGCGGACGGCCTCGACGACCTCGGCGTACGAGGACGGCGACACGACGATCGCCACGTTCGGGTGGTTCTTCGCCGACGCGCGGACCATGGCGGGTCCACCGATGTCGACGTTCTCGACCACGGTCGCGGTATCAGCACCCGAGGCGACGGTCTCGACGAACGGGTACAGGTTCACGACGACGAGCTCGAACGGCGCGATGCCGAGGTCGGCGAGCTGCTGCTCGTGCGACTCCAGCCGCAGGTCGGCGAGGAGCCCCGCGTGCACCGCCGGGTGCAGCGTCTTCACGCGGCCGTCGAGCGACTCGGGGAACCCGGTGACGCTCGACACGTCGGTGACGGCGTACCCGGCGACGCGGATCGTCTGCGCCGTGCTGCCCGTCGACACCAACTCGACGCCGGCGTCGGCGAGGGCGCCGGCGAGCTCGAGCAGGCCGGACTTGTCACTCACCGAGATGAGCGCGCGCCGCACGGGGACGACGTCGCGGTGGCGGTAGAGGCTGGGGTCGGCGGCGTGCACGCTCATGCGCTCGGGGTGCCCTTCAGGTCGGTGGTGCCGTTGGCGATGTCGAGGATGGTCTGGATGAGCAGGCGGCGCTCGACCGGCTTGATGCGGTCGTGCAACGTCGACTCGGTGTCACCCGGCAGCACCGGGACGCGCTCCTGCGCCAGGATCGGGCCGGTGTCCACGCCGTCGTCGACCTGGATGACGCTCGCGCCGGTCTGCTCGACGCCGGCGGCCAGGGCGTCACGGACGCCGTGCGCCCCGGGGAACTCCGGCAGGTACGCCGGGTGCGTGTTGATGATCGCGGGGGCGAACTCGGAGACCACGGCGTGCGGCAGCAGGCGCATGAGGCCGGAGAGCACGAGCAGGTCGGGCGACCACGGGCGGATCTGCGCGGCGAGTTCGGCGCCCCACTCCTCGCGCGTGGCGAAGCGGGAGAACGGCACCGTGAAGGTCGGGATCGAGAACTCCTCGCCCAGCGCCAGGCCCTCGGCGTCACGGTCGGCCCCGATCGCGACCACGCGGGCGGGGTACTCGGCGTCGGTCGTCGCCTCGAGCAGGGCTCGGAGGTTCGAGCCGGTACCGGAGATCAGGACGACCAGTTCGAGCACGGGGACCAGCCTAGCGGCGGCAGGGCGAGCGCTACGCGTCGTGCTTCGGACGACGCCACCAGGGCAGCTCGTCCTCCGCGATCTGGTCGGTCTGGTCCCACCGCGGCGCGTCCTGCGCTGCGGCGGTCGACCGGCCCGTGCTCGGGGTCGTCTCCCCGTCGCCCGCGGTCTCGTCGACGTCGTCGCGGCCGGCCACGAACTCCTCGGTGCTCCACGGGAAGGCCGGCTGCTGTTCGGTCCCGGGGGCGTGCGGCAGCGTCTCGTCGCGCTCGGGCAGCTGCCCGCCGTGGTGCACGGCGCCACCGACCCGGTCACGCAGGTCCCCGGCACGGGCCCGGACGTCGCCGGCGGCACCGCGGAGCCGGTCGCGCAGCCCGCTGATGCCGCCACGGGCCGGCGGTGCCGTCGTGGTCGGCACGACCCGTTCGGCGGCGACGGCGTCCGTCCGTGCCCAGTCCGGCAGGGCGACGTCGTCCGGTTCCTCGACGAGCGCGCGGGCCGGCGCGGCGGGCGGCGCTGTGTGCGCACGCTCCGGTGCGGGGTCGTGCTCCGGCGCGGTCTGGTCCTCCGGCAGGACCCGGCGGTCCGCCGAGGGTGCGCGGTCGGGCCGGGACGCGGCGGCGGGCTCGTCGTCGACGATCGACTCCGTCGGCTGGTCGTCCCCGGCGTGCGACGCGGTCGTCGACGGCGTGTTCGCGTGGGTCACGGAGTCCTGCGCCTCGTGGACCGTGAACCGGTGCGTCCCGCTCGCACGCCCGGCTCCGGCCTCGTCCAGGGCGGCGACGAGCGAGCCTGCGCGGGCGTCCTCGGCAGCCGCCCGGGCAGCGGGGTCGTCCTCGGCGTCGATCCAGCGCTCACGGCCCCACGACCGCTCCGGCAGTCGCACGAGGTCGCTGCCCAGCGCGAGCGCGATCGCCGCGGGCAGGCCGACCTCGAGTGCGGCCAGGAGCCCGACGACCAGCCCGTTCGGCCCGGCGTCGGCGAGCCGCCCCGGTCCGAGCGACCCCGAGGTGAGTCCCGTGGCGACCCCGGTCAGCACCCCGGCCACGACACCGGACGCGACCCCGGCGAGCGCGCGGCGGAGCGGGGAGTCGTCGTCCCCGAGCGCTCGGACGAGCGCGGGCCGCACGAGCCCGCCGACCACGAACCCGGCGACGACCGGCACGAGCACGCCGAGCAGCCCGAAGGTGTGCCCGGAGGCGGGCAGCGCACCGAACACCGGGACGCCGGGGATCGGCCCGAGCGCGGTGCCGATCGGCGAGACGCTCGACCCGGTGCCGATGGCGAAGCCCGGTCCGACGAGCCATGCGACCGCCCAGCCGACGAAGTCGGGCAGGAAGGCGAGCTGTCCCACGGTGAGCGCGATGCCACCGACGACCCCGGCGTGCGACCGCTCGTAGAGCGCGATGACCTCGGCGAAGGACGTGAAGAGCAAGAGGGCGACGACGACGCCTGCAGCCGCCACCACCACGGCGGTGACGGCCGTCCCGGCGCGGAGCGCGAAGCCCGCCACCGTGCGCCACGGTGCGGGGATCCGGTCGACCTGACCGAGCACCCGCTGCGCCAGGGGGTCGGCCGGCAGCCCGCGCCGCCGGCGGCAGACCTCGCTCGTGACGAGTGCTGGGACCGCGAACCACAGCGCGGGCAGCACCACGGCCTGCCAGACGACGGGGTCGGTGGCAGCGGAGGTCGAGGAGAGTGCGATCGCGAGTCCGAGGAGTGCCACCGCGGCGGTACCGACCAGCAGACCGGTGGTGCGGTGCTCGGTCTCGGCGAAGCGACGGCCGGCACGGCCACCGAGCCACGCCGTCACGACCGCGAACCCGAGGGCCGCGAGCGTCACGTGGATCGGGTCTCCCGCACCGTCGACCCCGGAGGACGCGGCCACGTCGGCACCGAGCCGGAACGTGACGTCGACGCCGTGCCCGACGAGCCACACGCTCCCCGCGGCCTTCCAGAAGACGTCCCAGTCGATCTGCAGCCCGTACTCGAACCCCCAGAGCAGCGTGAGCGGCACGAGGGCGATCCCGACGCCGACGCCGACCGTCACGATCGCCTCGACGGCGGCCAGCAGTGCGGTTCCCAGGCGGTTCATCGTGGTCAGGGTACGTGCCGCGTCGCGGTCGCCGAGCGAGCCGCGCGGCACCTGTGGAGACTGACCGGACGTCCACAGACGGACGGGAGGCGCGGTACCAGCCGGCACCGCGCCTCCCGTCCGTCAGGGTGACCGGGGCGCTACGCCGTCGCGGCGGCGACCACCTCGCGCAGCAGCGCGGCGGTCTCGGACGGCGTCTTGCCGACCTTGACGCCCGCAGCCTCGAGCGCCTGCTTCTTCGCCTCGGCCGTGCCGGCGGAGCCGGACACGATCGCGCCGGCGTGGCCCATCGTCTTGCCCTCGGGGGCGGTGAAGCCCGCGACGTAGCCGACGACCGGCTTCGTGACGTGCGCCTTGATGTAGTCGGCGGCACGTTCCTCGGCGTCGCCACCGATCTCGCCGATCATGACGATCGCCTCGGTCTCCGGGTCGGCCTCGAACGCGGCGAGCGCGTCGATGTGCGTCGTACCGATGACCGGGTCGCCGCCGATGCCGATGGCGGTCGAGAAGCCCAGGTCACGCAGCTCGTACATCATCTGGTAGGTCAGGGTGCCCGACTTCGACACCAGGCCGATCGGGCCCTTGCCGGTGATCGTCGCCGGGGTGATGCCGACGAGCGACTCCCCGGGGGTGATGATGCCGGGGCAGTTCGGGCCGATGATCCGGGTCTTCCCGCCGAGCGCCTTCGCGTGCGCCCAGAACGCGGCGGAGTCCTGCACCGGGATGCCCTCGGTGATGACGACGACGAGGGGGATCTCGGCGTCGATGGCCTCCATGACCGCGTCCTTCGCGAACGCCGGCGGCACGAAGACGATCGAGACGTCGGCACCCGTGGTGTCGATGGCCTCGCGCACCGAGCCGAACACCGGGAGTTCGACGTCGCCGTGCGTGACGGTCGTGCCGGCCTTGCGGGCGTTCACGCCGCCGACGACGTTCGTGCCCGCCTTGAGCATGAGTGCGGTGTGCTTGGTGCCCTCGCCGCCGGTGATGCCCTGGACGATGACCTTCGAGTCCTTGTTGAGGAAGATCGACATTGCTCTGGTGCTCCTTACGCCGCGGCCGCGGCGAGCTCGGCGGCCTGCTCGGCCGCATCGTCCATGGTCTCGGCGACGGTGACGAGCGGGTGTGCCGCTTCCGCCAGGATCCGCCGACCCTCGTCGACGTTGTTGCCGTCGAGGCGGACGACGAGCGGCTTGGTGGCCGCGTCGCCGAGGATGCCGAGTGCGGCGACGATGCCGTTCGCGACCGCGTCGCAGGCGGTGATGCCGCCGAAGACGTTCACGAAGACGCTCTTCACCTGCGGGTCGCCCAGGATGACGTCGAGGCCGTTCGCCATGACCTCGGCCGAGGCGCCGCCGCCGATGTCGAGGAAGTTCGCGGGCTTCACGCCGCCGTGGCGCTCACCGGCGTAGGCGACGACGTCGAGCGTCGACATGACGAGCCCCGCGCCGTTGCCGATGACGCCGACCTCGCCGTCGAGCTTCACGTAGTTGAGGCCGTGCTGCTTCGCCTTGGCCTCGAGCGGGTCCTCGCTCGCGGTGTCCTCGAGCTGCGCGTGGCCCTCGTGGCGGAAGTCCGCGTTGTCGTCGAGCGAGACCTTGCCGTCGAGGGCCAGGATCTGCCCGTCGCCGGTGCGCACGAGCGGGTTCACCTCGACGAGGGTGGCGTCCTCGCCGGCGAACACGTCGTAGAGCTTCACGAAGACGTCCGCGACCTGGTCCTGGAGCTCGGACGGGAAGCCCGCCTGGCGCGCGATGTCGAGCGCGGCCTCCTTGTTGATGCCCGTGAGCGGGTTCACCTCGACGCGCGCGAGCGCCTCGGGCTTCTCGACCGCGAGCTGCTCGATCTCCATGCCGCCCTCGACGCTGACGAGCGACAGGTACGAGCGGTTCGCCCGGTCGAGCAGCACGGAGAAGTAGAACTCCTCGGCGATGTCGGCACCCTGGGCGACCATCACGCGCTGGACGGAGTGGCCCTTGATGTCGAGGCCGAGGATCGCCTTCGCGTGCTCGTACGCCTCGTCCGGGGTCTTCGCGACCTTGACACCGCCGGCCTTGCCGCGACCGCCGACCTTCACCTGCGCCTTGACGACGACCACGCCGCCGATCCGCTCGGCGGCCGCCCTCGCCTCTTCCGGGGTGTCGGCGGTGATGCCCTGCAGCACAGGGACGCCGTAGGACTCGAAGAGGTCCCTGGCCTGGTACTCGAAAAGATCCACGCTGTTCTTCTTCCCGCACGGTTCGTGCGATCGGCATCGGTCATCGGGTCGCGCACTCAACGTCGAGGGTCGCTCGATGTCGAGACAACGGCCGCGACCACCCTAGCGCCGCGAGGTGGACGCGGGGCACGCCGGTCCCCGCACCGCCGGCGGCCGCCTGGGAGGCACGCCCCGCCCCGGTCGCGTCCCTCGCGTCCCCGGGTGGCCGGGGGACGCAGTCGCCGGGTGGCCGGCCAGGCGGCTCGGGGCACGGTCGACGGGTGCAGAAGGAACTCCGTACCCGCGCCGCCGACGTCTTCGGCTGGGACCTCCACCCCGAGCAGGAACAGGTCGTCGACGCCGTCCTCGACGGTCGCGACGCCCTCGCGCTGATGCCCACCGGTTCGGGGAAGTCCGCGATCTACCAGGTCGCCGCGCTCGCCCTGGAGGGGCCGGTCGTCGTCGTCTCCCCGCTCGTCGCCCTGCAGGAGGACCAGGTCGTCGGCATCGAGGACCACCCGGACGCCCCGCGGGCGGTCACGATCAACGCCACCCGCGGTTCGCGACAGCTCGAGGACGCCTGGGACGCGGTGGCCTCCGGCGAGGCCCGGTACGTGTTCCTGGCACCGGAGCAGCTCGCGAAGGACGAGGTCGTCGAGCGTCTCCGCGAGGCCGGCGTCGCCCTGGTCACCGTCGACGAGGCGCACTGCGTCTCCAGCTGGGGCCACGACTTCCGTCCGGACTACCTGGTGCTCGGTGAGGTCATCGAGCGCCTCGGGCGCCCGCCGGTGCTCGCGATGACCGCCACGGGGTCGACCCCGGTCCGCGCGGAGATCGTCGAGCGGCTCGGCATGCGCGACCCGTTCGTCGTCGCCACCGGCTTCGACCGCCCGAACCTGCGCTTCGAGGTCGTCCGGCACGCCGACGACGAGTCGAAGCGCGAGGCCGTCGTGGAGCAGGTCGTCGGGCTCGAGGGGGTCGGCATCGTCTACGTCGCCACCCGTGCCGAGACCCTGGTGTACGCGGACGAACTCGTCGAGCGCGGCCGCCGGGCGAAGGCGTACCACGCGGGTCTCCGGGTCCGGGACCGCGAGCAGGTCCACCACGAGTTCCTCGAGGGCGACCTCGACGTCGTCGTCGCCACGAGCGCGTTCGGCATGGGCATCGACAAGCCCGACGTCAGGTTCGTCGTGCACGCCGACGTCCCCGAGTCGGTCGACGCCTACTACCAGGAGGTCGGCCGTGCCGGGCGGGACGGCGACGTCGGGCTCGCCACCATGCACTACCGCGCGGAGGACCTCGGGCTCCGGCGCTTCTTCGCGTCCGGGTCGCCGCGACCGGCGACCCTCCGGGCCGTGTTCGACGCCGTCCCGGCCGAGGGGGCGGTGGCGCGTTCCGAGCTCGCCGAGCGATCGGGACTCGCCGCGCGCACCGCGGGCCGCGCCGCCAACGCCCTGGTCGACGCCGGCGCGCTCGACGACGGCGAGGACGGCCTCCGGCGTCGTGCCGGCGGACCGACCGACGCGCAGGCCGCTGCCGACCTCGCCAAGGCGCAGGCGAAGGAGCGCGAGGAGATCGAGGAGTCCCGCATCGCGATGATGCGACGCTTCGCCGAGACCTCGGGGTGCCGCCGGCAGTTCCTGCTCGGCTACTTCGGCGACGAGCTCGCCGAACCGTGCGGCAACTGCGACACCTGCACCGCGGGCACCGCCTACGACGACGAGACCCACGGTGCCGACGGCGCGAACGACGACGCCTGGCCGCCGGAGTCACCCGTCGAGCACGCCCAGTGGGGCCGCGGCACCGTGATGAGCACGGAGGACGACCGGCTGACGGTGTTCTTCGAGTCCGCCGGCTACAAGACCTTGGCCCTCGCCGACGTCGAGGAGCGGCACCTGCTCGAGCGCGTCTGACCTGCCGGCGTCCTGGACTCGGAGCGGGGAAGGCGCGGTCGCTCGACCACCCGTCGGCGACCGCGCTCCACTCCCCCGAGCACGGCGAGTGTGCCCCGCGATCGTGGACCGCAGGTGACGCCGAGGTGAACGGGACGCGAAACCGGGCGCGGGGTGCGCCGACCGGACGACCGGTCAGGCGGGCGGCGTACACAGGAAGGCCCGACGGCTCCGGCGACCGGTACCGGCCCGGAGCCCGACCCTCCCACGGAAGGACTGCAGCATGAGCGACCCCGGCATCAGCCCCGTCGACGACTTCGACGCCCAGGAGCGCCGCAACGACGACGTGGACCGCGAGCACGTCGGCCCCTACGAGGTCGACGAGTCCGAGGAGTCCCTCGAGACGGTGACCAACGACGCGGTCGCCGGCGAGACCGTCGAGCCCCAGCCGGGCGACGGTTCGGACGACGGCCCCACGGGTGGTGCGCCCCGCGAGGGCTCGCCGGACCTGTGGGAGCACGACGACGACACCGACCGTCCGGACCTCGGCGGCGACCTCGGTACGAAGCCGCTCTGAGCACCTCCCCCGCACGCCCCTCACGGAGCACGGCCCAGTACGATCGGGCCGTGCTCCGTGGCGTCCGCGACCGTGTCCGTGCGACGCCCGCGCTGGCCCGGCTCCTCTCGCTGGCGTCCCTGCTGCTCGTCGCTGCGGCAGCGCACTCGGGCGCCCGGACCGGCGGGATCGCCTGGCTCCCGCTGCTCGTCGCCGGTGTCGTGCTCGCCCTGGTCACCGGCGCGACGGCGCACCGCTGGCCCCTGCCGGCGATCTGGCTGGTCGTGACGCTGCTGGCGGCCGCGAGCGGCACGGTCGTGGGCGGCGGGTGGCTGGTCGGCGCGCTGGTCGGCGGTGCGGTGGCACTGGCGGCCGCCCTGCTCCTCGACACCGCAGCACTCCGGCGCGCACGACGATCCGGACCGCAGCCGTGAAGGGCGAGACAAGCCGGGCCGGTCGGCCGGGAGGCGCGGGACGTCCCCGCCCCGTCGGCCGCGGTGCCCGGACGGCGGACGGGAGCCGCGTGCCGGACCGACCGCGTGCCTCCCGACCGTCGCGTGGCCACGTCGGCGAGCGCGACCTGCGCCGATGGCTCGCCGACAGCACGCCCGTCGCGGCCGGCGGCCGCGCCATCCTGCTGCAGATCGCGGATCCGGTCGTCGCGGCCGGGGTCCGGCGGTACTCGGACTTCGCCCGCCGACCGCAGCAGCGGCTGGCCCACACCCTGATGTTCGTCTACGCCGTGGTGATCGGGACCGAGGCCGACGCCGCCGTCGCGACCGCGTTCGTCAACCGGTCACACCGACCCGTCGCCGGCGCCGACGAGGTCGACCGGCAGCGGTGGGTGGCCGCGACGCTGTTCGACTCCGCGCGGCAGGCGCACGAGCTGTTCGGCGACCCGCTCTCCGACGACGACGCCGGACGGGTCCTGGCGGCGTACGCACCGATCGCGACCTCGCTGCGTGTGCCGGCCGACGGCTGGTTCGAGTCGGTGGCCGCGTTCGACGCGTACTGGGACGCGACCCTGCCCACCCTGCACGTCACCGACGACGCGCGGAGCATCGTGCGGGACCTCCTGCACCCGCGCTTCGCACCCCTGTGGGTCCGTGCCGCGATGCCGCTCGTCAGGATCGTCACGGTCGGCATGCTCCCGGACGCGCTGCGGGCCGCGTACGGCTTCCCCTGGGGGCCGCGCGAGCAGCGGCGCTCCCGGCGCACCGTCGCGCTCGTCCGGCGGGTGCGCGGCCTCGTACCGGGGTGGGCGCTCCGACTGCCGGGACCGCTGTTGCTCCGGGCGATGCACCGGGTCGCGACGCGGTACGCCCGCTGATCCCGCCAAGTTCTTGTCCGACTGACAAGAACAGTGGTACGGTCGGGTCATGGCAGTCGAACTCAGCACCTGGGACGCCCAGGGCACACCGACGACACCGACGTTCTCCACCATGCGGTTCCCCGCGGGCGAGGCACACGTCAAGGTCCGGGACGACGCCGACGCGGGGGCGACCACCGAGATCGCGACCCTGCGCGGCACCAGCGGCGACGACCTCGTCATGCTCGGCATGTGGGCGGACGCCGCCCGACAGCGCGGCACACGATCCGTCGCGCTCGTCCCGTACCTGCCCGGCGCGCGACAGGACCGCGGGCTCCCCTTCGGCGCGAAGGTCTACGCGGACGTCCTGAACGGCTTCGCCATCGACCAGGTGATCGCCTTCGACCCGCACTCGCCCGTGATCGTCGGACTGGTCGAGCGCCTCACCGTGGTGCCGAGCGAGCAGGTCGTGCACGACGCGGTCCTGGCCGGATCCGACTACAGCGGCATCATCGCCCCGGACAAAGGTGCGGTCGCCCGGGCATCGCTCGTCGCCGAGGCCGCCGGCCTGCCGCTGTTCCGCGCCGAGAAGCACCGGAACCCCGACACCGGCACGCTCGACGGGTTCTCGTGCGAGCCGCTCCCCGAGACGGGCCGACTGCTCGTCGTCGACGACATCTGCGACGGCGGCGGCACCTTCGCGGGCCTCGCCGGCGCGACCGGCCTGCCCGCGGAGCGCCTCGGCCTCTGGGTGTCGCACGGCGTCTTCTCCGGCCGGGCCCCACGGCTCGCCGAGCACTTCGGCGAGATCGTCACCACCGACAGCTACCCCGCACAGCAGGACGTCCCGGGCCTGCGCACCGTCCCGCTCAGCCCGTACCTCACGAAGGAGATCCGATGACGAACACCGCCAGCACCGCCGCGACGACGGGCCTCGAGCCCCGCACCACCACCGCGAGCCCGATCGCACCGCTGCTGGCGGTCGACGGCTACAAGCACTCCCACCGACAGGTCTACCCGCAGGGCACGACCCGGATCCTGATCAACTGGACGAACCGCTCGAACGCGCACATGCCCGAGTCGACGCACGCGGTGGTCTTCGGCCTGCAGGCGTTCGTCCAGCGGTACCTGGTCGAGGCGTGGGCGCCGTTCTTCGCCGCTGACGAGGACGAGGTCGCCGACCTGTTCGAGCAGGCACTGCAGGGGTACTTCGGCCCGAACCACATCGGTGTCGACCACGTCCGCGCGCTGCACCGCCTCGGCTACCTGCCGCTCGAGATCCGGGCGCTCCCCGAGGGCACCCTCGCCCCGATCGGCGTCGCCACCCTGACCGTCGAGAACACCCTCGACG
Coding sequences within it:
- the sucC gene encoding ADP-forming succinate--CoA ligase subunit beta, which encodes MDLFEYQARDLFESYGVPVLQGITADTPEEARAAAERIGGVVVVKAQVKVGGRGKAGGVKVAKTPDEAYEHAKAILGLDIKGHSVQRVMVAQGADIAEEFYFSVLLDRANRSYLSLVSVEGGMEIEQLAVEKPEALARVEVNPLTGINKEAALDIARQAGFPSELQDQVADVFVKLYDVFAGEDATLVEVNPLVRTGDGQILALDGKVSLDDNADFRHEGHAQLEDTASEDPLEAKAKQHGLNYVKLDGEVGVIGNGAGLVMSTLDVVAYAGERHGGVKPANFLDIGGGASAEVMANGLDVILGDPQVKSVFVNVFGGITACDAVANGIVAALGILGDAATKPLVVRLDGNNVDEGRRILAEAAHPLVTVAETMDDAAEQAAELAAAAA
- the purH gene encoding bifunctional phosphoribosylaminoimidazolecarboxamide formyltransferase/IMP cyclohydrolase — protein: MSVHAADPSLYRHRDVVPVRRALISVSDKSGLLELAGALADAGVELVSTGSTAQTIRVAGYAVTDVSSVTGFPESLDGRVKTLHPAVHAGLLADLRLESHEQQLADLGIAPFELVVVNLYPFVETVASGADTATVVENVDIGGPAMVRASAKNHPNVAIVVSPSSYAEVVEAVRAGGTTLELRKRLAAQAFAHTASYDAAVASYFATDVVAPDTASVAEQAAAPTVAGDLETPGAFDETLRVEADLTATLRYGENAHQAAALYTTAGGAGIAQATQLHGKEMSYNNYVDADAAVRAAYDFDTPAVAIIKHANPCGIAIAPADAVDPIASAHAAAHACDPLSAFGGVIAANRPVTKQMAETVRDIFTEVVVAPAFDPEALEILSQKKNIRLLTLPADFALATREVKQVSGGFLVQDADRFTAFDQSTWTLVSGEPADDATLTDLAFAWKASRAVKSNGILLADQGASVGVGMGQVNRVDSCHLAVDRAGERAAGAVAASDAFFPFADGLQVLLDAGVRAVAQPGGSVRDDEVVAAAQAAGVTMYFTGERHFFH
- a CDS encoding phosphoribosyltransferase family protein translates to MAVELSTWDAQGTPTTPTFSTMRFPAGEAHVKVRDDADAGATTEIATLRGTSGDDLVMLGMWADAARQRGTRSVALVPYLPGARQDRGLPFGAKVYADVLNGFAIDQVIAFDPHSPVIVGLVERLTVVPSEQVVHDAVLAGSDYSGIIAPDKGAVARASLVAEAAGLPLFRAEKHRNPDTGTLDGFSCEPLPETGRLLVVDDICDGGGTFAGLAGATGLPAERLGLWVSHGVFSGRAPRLAEHFGEIVTTDSYPAQQDVPGLRTVPLSPYLTKEIR
- a CDS encoding DUF6350 family protein; amino-acid sequence: MNRLGTALLAAVEAIVTVGVGVGIALVPLTLLWGFEYGLQIDWDVFWKAAGSVWLVGHGVDVTFRLGADVAASSGVDGAGDPIHVTLAALGFAVVTAWLGGRAGRRFAETEHRTTGLLVGTAAVALLGLAIALSSTSAATDPVVWQAVVLPALWFAVPALVTSEVCRRRRGLPADPLAQRVLGQVDRIPAPWRTVAGFALRAGTAVTAVVVAAAGVVVALLLFTSFAEVIALYERSHAGVVGGIALTVGQLAFLPDFVGWAVAWLVGPGFAIGTGSSVSPIGTALGPIPGVPVFGALPASGHTFGLLGVLVPVVAGFVVGGLVRPALVRALGDDDSPLRRALAGVASGVVAGVLTGVATGLTSGSLGPGRLADAGPNGLVVGLLAALEVGLPAAIALALGSDLVRLPERSWGRERWIDAEDDPAARAAAEDARAGSLVAALDEAGAGRASGTHRFTVHEAQDSVTHANTPSTTASHAGDDQPTESIVDDEPAAASRPDRAPSADRRVLPEDQTAPEHDPAPERAHTAPPAAPARALVEEPDDVALPDWARTDAVAAERVVPTTTAPPARGGISGLRDRLRGAAGDVRARAGDLRDRVGGAVHHGGQLPERDETLPHAPGTEQQPAFPWSTEEFVAGRDDVDETAGDGETTPSTGRSTAAAQDAPRWDQTDQIAEDELPWWRRPKHDA
- a CDS encoding oxygenase MpaB family protein, with protein sequence MPDRPRASRPSRGHVGERDLRRWLADSTPVAAGGRAILLQIADPVVAAGVRRYSDFARRPQQRLAHTLMFVYAVVIGTEADAAVATAFVNRSHRPVAGADEVDRQRWVAATLFDSARQAHELFGDPLSDDDAGRVLAAYAPIATSLRVPADGWFESVAAFDAYWDATLPTLHVTDDARSIVRDLLHPRFAPLWVRAAMPLVRIVTVGMLPDALRAAYGFPWGPREQRRSRRTVALVRRVRGLVPGWALRLPGPLLLRAMHRVATRYAR
- a CDS encoding RecQ family ATP-dependent DNA helicase; its protein translation is MQKELRTRAADVFGWDLHPEQEQVVDAVLDGRDALALMPTGSGKSAIYQVAALALEGPVVVVSPLVALQEDQVVGIEDHPDAPRAVTINATRGSRQLEDAWDAVASGEARYVFLAPEQLAKDEVVERLREAGVALVTVDEAHCVSSWGHDFRPDYLVLGEVIERLGRPPVLAMTATGSTPVRAEIVERLGMRDPFVVATGFDRPNLRFEVVRHADDESKREAVVEQVVGLEGVGIVYVATRAETLVYADELVERGRRAKAYHAGLRVRDREQVHHEFLEGDLDVVVATSAFGMGIDKPDVRFVVHADVPESVDAYYQEVGRAGRDGDVGLATMHYRAEDLGLRRFFASGSPRPATLRAVFDAVPAEGAVARSELAERSGLAARTAGRAANALVDAGALDDGEDGLRRRAGGPTDAQAAADLAKAQAKEREEIEESRIAMMRRFAETSGCRRQFLLGYFGDELAEPCGNCDTCTAGTAYDDETHGADGANDDAWPPESPVEHAQWGRGTVMSTEDDRLTVFFESAGYKTLALADVEERHLLERV
- the sucD gene encoding succinate--CoA ligase subunit alpha, with product MSIFLNKDSKVIVQGITGGEGTKHTALMLKAGTNVVGGVNARKAGTTVTHGDVELPVFGSVREAIDTTGADVSIVFVPPAFAKDAVMEAIDAEIPLVVVITEGIPVQDSAAFWAHAKALGGKTRIIGPNCPGIITPGESLVGITPATITGKGPIGLVSKSGTLTYQMMYELRDLGFSTAIGIGGDPVIGTTHIDALAAFEADPETEAIVMIGEIGGDAEERAADYIKAHVTKPVVGYVAGFTAPEGKTMGHAGAIVSGSAGTAEAKKQALEAAGVKVGKTPSETAALLREVVAAATA
- the purN gene encoding phosphoribosylglycinamide formyltransferase produces the protein MLELVVLISGTGSNLRALLEATTDAEYPARVVAIGADRDAEGLALGEEFSIPTFTVPFSRFATREEWGAELAAQIRPWSPDLLVLSGLMRLLPHAVVSEFAPAIINTHPAYLPEFPGAHGVRDALAAGVEQTGASVIQVDDGVDTGPILAQERVPVLPGDTESTLHDRIKPVERRLLIQTILDIANGTTDLKGTPSA